One genomic window of Polyangium aurulentum includes the following:
- a CDS encoding aKG-HExxH-type peptide beta-hydroxylase, translated as MSSPRTVARRIDPPRDLTLPDPGSVTARGVLSRAIARLLPELVGAGRGIPLSAEARADLQSFGAVCRELGARNPGALPSLVRRVPIGTLVRCLRGGGSEALASELVGLVLFDLALAGALPAPVRQRRPPRRLLSLAARAAVTLPEDARAVRFENGRLLIEHAGRETIVALDGPGVESPYVEIEGDIVLALADNNPLAMMEAHPDKFGNAIDLGGRDVSEWTGVLRQALDLVQAHLPDLRREMDLFVQQIVPVGHDAEKHLSASYQEAIGTIYMTLHPSLMTMTEALVHEFSHNKINALFELDDVLENAFSPLYASPVRPDPRPLHGVLLAVHAFLPVARLYERMIEAGHPLAQKPGFAERFARIRQINAEGAEVVLTNGKPTEVGGALLEEIRRWDAYYRKWEG; from the coding sequence ATGTCGTCCCCTCGAACGGTCGCGCGTCGGATCGATCCGCCGCGCGACCTCACCCTTCCTGATCCCGGCTCGGTCACGGCGCGCGGCGTGCTGTCGCGGGCCATCGCGCGGCTTTTGCCCGAGCTCGTCGGCGCCGGGCGCGGCATCCCGCTCTCGGCCGAGGCGCGTGCGGATTTGCAGAGCTTCGGGGCGGTCTGTCGCGAGCTCGGCGCGCGCAATCCCGGCGCGCTGCCGAGCCTCGTGCGGCGTGTTCCGATCGGCACCCTGGTGCGCTGCTTGCGGGGTGGCGGTTCGGAGGCGCTCGCGAGCGAGCTGGTGGGGCTCGTGCTTTTCGACCTCGCGCTCGCCGGCGCGCTGCCCGCCCCGGTTCGCCAAAGGCGACCACCGCGCCGCCTTTTATCGCTCGCCGCCCGCGCGGCCGTGACGCTGCCCGAGGACGCGCGGGCCGTTCGCTTCGAGAACGGGCGATTGCTCATCGAGCATGCCGGGCGCGAGACGATCGTGGCGCTCGATGGGCCCGGCGTCGAATCGCCCTATGTGGAGATCGAGGGCGACATCGTCCTCGCGCTCGCGGACAACAATCCTCTCGCGATGATGGAGGCGCACCCGGACAAATTCGGCAATGCGATCGATCTGGGGGGGCGCGACGTGTCCGAATGGACGGGCGTGCTCAGGCAGGCGCTCGACCTCGTGCAAGCGCACTTGCCGGACCTGCGGCGCGAGATGGATCTCTTCGTGCAGCAGATCGTGCCGGTCGGTCACGACGCCGAGAAGCACCTTTCGGCCTCGTATCAGGAGGCGATCGGCACGATCTACATGACGCTGCACCCGAGCCTCATGACGATGACCGAGGCGCTCGTGCACGAGTTCTCGCACAACAAGATCAACGCCCTCTTCGAGCTCGACGACGTGCTCGAGAACGCCTTTTCGCCGCTCTACGCCTCCCCGGTGCGCCCGGACCCGCGCCCGCTGCACGGCGTGCTGCTCGCGGTGCACGCCTTTTTGCCGGTCGCGCGGCTGTACGAGCGGATGATCGAGGCCGGCCACCCGCTCGCGCAGAAGCCTGGTTTTGCCGAGCGATTCGCGCGCATCCGGCAAATCAACGCCGAGGGGGCCGAGGTTGTTTTGACGAACGGAAAGCCCACGGAGGTGGGGGGCGCGCTGCTGGAGGAGATCCGGCGCTGGGACGCGTATTATCGGAAGTGGGAAGGCTGA
- a CDS encoding MYXO-CTERM sorting domain-containing protein, translating into MKYRSLCLPSLVTVAVLSLSSVAVAEPVSFAPAPLEASDMSVQNPWSGLYEWNGQEMIDLPEAAPDSYRRFVWKDFEIAKDQYDFTKLEARLAEAKEKGQRFSFRLRAMTSEGLQVPDYIEQYGNYSDGLWYPDWNDTNFLGRYRALFQAIGAKYDGDERLGYVEIGVYGKWGEGHSPGPNGATDETKKALVDMVVDAFPSHRHIAMSDDEVMLFHALEKSPKTGWRRDSLGWVHFYKTPEDEFSGDTGRWTLFAERWKTAPIVTEFAPWDDSNPDKARESFFDRALLGVQKFHAAEVSNGNLDVNASELTEAEMEKFAELHWRTGLRPRLVKVEVDTQTGSNKLSASWENLGTAPAYEHYEVIWGLRDPATKESIWNTTSGLDLETLLPTEGTPIVVEDAFTIPTQLAGKTLELTVQIVDPTQYRKPLHLVTQGREAEGVYPIGTLTLVEGPAAGPGLDAADEGGCACRAASTGSGSASAAVIAMAAGLALRVRRRRVD; encoded by the coding sequence ATGAAGTATCGCTCCCTTTGTCTCCCTTCGCTCGTCACGGTCGCGGTCCTCTCGCTGTCGTCCGTTGCCGTCGCGGAGCCCGTCTCGTTCGCTCCGGCGCCGCTCGAGGCGTCGGACATGTCCGTGCAGAACCCGTGGAGCGGGCTCTACGAGTGGAACGGGCAGGAGATGATCGATCTGCCGGAAGCGGCGCCCGACAGCTACAGGCGGTTCGTCTGGAAAGACTTCGAAATCGCGAAGGACCAGTACGACTTCACCAAGCTCGAGGCGCGGCTCGCCGAGGCGAAGGAGAAAGGGCAGCGATTTTCTTTCCGGCTCCGCGCGATGACCTCCGAGGGGCTCCAAGTCCCGGATTATATCGAGCAATACGGCAATTACAGCGACGGGCTGTGGTATCCCGACTGGAACGACACCAATTTCCTCGGGCGCTACCGGGCGCTCTTCCAGGCGATCGGGGCGAAGTACGACGGCGACGAGCGACTCGGCTACGTCGAGATCGGCGTCTACGGCAAATGGGGCGAAGGCCATAGCCCTGGGCCCAATGGCGCCACCGACGAGACCAAGAAGGCGCTCGTGGACATGGTCGTCGATGCATTCCCGAGCCATCGCCACATCGCGATGTCGGACGACGAGGTCATGCTCTTCCACGCGCTCGAAAAGTCGCCGAAAACCGGCTGGCGGCGTGATTCGCTGGGCTGGGTGCATTTCTACAAGACGCCCGAGGACGAATTCTCGGGCGACACGGGACGCTGGACGCTTTTCGCGGAGCGCTGGAAGACGGCGCCGATCGTCACCGAGTTCGCGCCCTGGGACGACAGCAATCCCGACAAGGCGCGGGAGAGCTTCTTCGATCGGGCGCTGCTCGGCGTGCAGAAGTTCCACGCCGCAGAGGTCAGCAACGGCAATCTGGATGTCAATGCCTCCGAGCTGACGGAGGCCGAGATGGAGAAGTTCGCCGAGCTGCACTGGCGCACCGGCCTGCGCCCGCGGCTCGTGAAGGTCGAGGTCGACACGCAGACGGGATCGAACAAGCTCAGCGCGTCGTGGGAAAACCTCGGCACGGCGCCCGCGTACGAGCATTACGAGGTCATCTGGGGCCTGCGTGATCCGGCCACCAAGGAATCCATCTGGAATACCACCTCGGGCCTCGATCTCGAAACGCTCCTGCCCACCGAGGGGACGCCCATCGTCGTCGAGGACGCGTTCACGATACCCACGCAGCTCGCTGGCAAGACGCTGGAGCTCACCGTGCAGATCGTCGATCCGACGCAGTATCGCAAGCCCCTGCACCTCGTCACGCAGGGGCGCGAGGCGGAGGGGGTTTATCCGATCGGAACGCTCACGCTCGTCGAGGGGCCTGCGGCCGGTCCGGGGCTCGATGCCGCGGACGAGGGTGGCTGCGCTTGCCGCGCGGCCTCGACGGGCAGCGGCTCGGCGAGCGCGGCGGTCATTGCAATGGCAGCGGGGCTCGCGTTGCGCGTGCGGCGCAGGCGCGTAGACTGA
- a CDS encoding lactate racemase domain-containing protein produces the protein MSHPCVVTLDSRSAPRTLFSGDQLVEVDLPTGTRVIYPKPPLEPLKDVDAAIRYAINHPYNSEPLYAKLKPGMKVTIAVDDISLPLPPMRRPDIRERVLTVVLDLLADYGVDDIEIIIATSVHRRMKGFEIRHIVGDKIFDAYWPKKLYNHDAENLANMAYLGTTDEGEEVELNRRAVESDLIIYVNLNLVPMDGGHKSVAVGLCGYRSLRAHHNPRVMRQCHSYMDPSSSALNSSVERMGRLANKKLNVFTIETTINNRMFDTPLEFLAKNEDDLSRTERNAMRALRFTLKNVPQPARQAIFQRVPSPYGVTGVFAGETEAVHKHTLRRSYEQYLVPVVGQSDILITGIPYISPYNVNSFLNPLLVQVMANGYMFNLYKGVPMVKKGGTMIILHPCTDLFDNEHHAPYIEFVHRLLPETRDAMELHKNFEGKFAKNPAYIEMYRYGHAYHPTHPFFMWYWGEAGRQHLGRMIVVGADNEYIPRLLGWETARTMDEALRMAKQTAPPNPDIMCLHSPPIMMAEMTAERTRAPLASLPPDSRG, from the coding sequence ATGAGCCACCCCTGTGTCGTCACGCTCGACAGCCGCAGTGCCCCCCGCACCCTCTTCTCTGGCGATCAGCTCGTCGAGGTCGACCTGCCGACCGGGACGCGCGTCATTTACCCGAAGCCGCCGCTCGAGCCGCTGAAGGACGTCGACGCCGCCATTCGATACGCGATCAACCACCCGTACAACTCCGAGCCGCTCTACGCGAAGCTCAAGCCGGGGATGAAGGTGACCATCGCGGTCGACGACATCTCCCTGCCCCTGCCGCCCATGCGGCGCCCGGACATCCGCGAGCGCGTGCTCACGGTCGTGCTCGACCTGCTCGCCGATTACGGTGTCGACGACATCGAGATCATCATCGCGACCAGCGTTCACCGGCGCATGAAGGGCTTCGAGATCCGGCACATCGTCGGCGACAAGATCTTCGACGCATACTGGCCGAAGAAGCTCTACAACCACGACGCCGAGAACCTCGCCAACATGGCGTATCTCGGCACGACGGACGAGGGCGAGGAGGTCGAGCTCAATCGGCGCGCGGTCGAGAGCGATCTCATCATTTACGTGAACCTGAACCTCGTGCCCATGGACGGCGGCCACAAATCGGTGGCCGTGGGTCTTTGCGGTTATCGCAGCCTGCGCGCGCACCACAACCCGCGCGTGATGCGGCAGTGCCATTCGTACATGGACCCGAGCTCGAGCGCGCTCAATTCGAGCGTCGAGCGCATGGGCCGTCTCGCGAACAAGAAGCTCAACGTCTTCACGATCGAGACGACCATCAACAACCGGATGTTCGACACGCCGCTCGAGTTCCTCGCCAAGAACGAGGACGACCTGTCGCGCACCGAGCGCAATGCGATGCGGGCCCTCAGGTTCACGCTGAAGAACGTCCCGCAGCCGGCGCGCCAGGCGATCTTCCAGCGCGTTCCGTCGCCCTACGGCGTGACGGGCGTGTTCGCGGGCGAGACCGAGGCGGTGCACAAGCACACCCTGCGCAGGTCGTACGAGCAATACCTCGTGCCCGTCGTCGGCCAGTCCGACATCCTGATCACGGGCATTCCGTACATCAGCCCGTACAACGTGAACTCGTTCCTGAACCCGCTGCTCGTGCAGGTGATGGCGAACGGGTACATGTTCAATCTCTACAAGGGCGTGCCCATGGTGAAGAAGGGCGGCACCATGATCATCCTGCACCCCTGCACCGACCTCTTCGACAACGAGCACCACGCCCCGTACATCGAATTCGTGCACCGGCTCCTGCCCGAGACGCGCGACGCGATGGAGCTGCACAAGAACTTCGAGGGCAAGTTCGCGAAGAACCCCGCCTACATCGAGATGTACCGCTACGGGCACGCCTATCACCCGACGCACCCGTTCTTCATGTGGTACTGGGGCGAGGCCGGCCGGCAGCATCTCGGGCGGATGATCGTGGTCGGGGCCGATAACGAGTACATCCCGCGCCTGCTCGGCTGGGAGACGGCGCGGACCATGGATGAGGCCCTGCGCATGGCAAAGCAGACCGCGCCCCCGAACCCGGACATCATGTGCCTGCACTCGCCGCCGATCATGATGGCCGAAATGACGGCCGAGCGGACGCGCGCGCCCCTCGCCTCGCTGCCCCCCGATAGCCGCGGCTGA
- a CDS encoding HAD family hydrolase, which translates to MAASYFDVDGTLISTNLVHPTLYYVLNQRTPLHSLAKVGVAMVKAPWMAWAETRDRRIFNELLFTSYEGTSEDRLIGLAEETFERVMKPNIYPGARDLVKTSLDKGHDVVLVSGALDFLMQLLAEHLGATGVIANKLEIKDRFATGKLLRPVVAGPEKARLIREHARSKGHDLDECFAYSDSYSDVPMLSIVGHPAAVNPDRKLLLLANAYHWPIIHVA; encoded by the coding sequence ATGGCCGCGAGCTACTTCGACGTCGACGGCACCCTCATCAGCACGAACCTGGTCCATCCAACGCTCTATTACGTGTTGAACCAGCGCACGCCGCTTCACAGCCTCGCCAAGGTCGGCGTGGCGATGGTGAAGGCGCCCTGGATGGCCTGGGCCGAGACCCGCGATCGACGCATCTTCAACGAGCTGCTCTTCACCTCGTACGAGGGGACGAGCGAGGACCGCTTGATCGGGCTCGCCGAGGAGACCTTCGAGCGGGTCATGAAGCCCAACATCTACCCCGGCGCGCGCGATCTCGTGAAGACGAGCCTCGACAAGGGCCACGACGTGGTGCTCGTCTCGGGCGCGCTCGACTTCCTCATGCAGCTCCTCGCCGAGCACCTCGGCGCGACGGGCGTCATCGCAAACAAGCTCGAGATCAAAGACCGCTTCGCGACGGGCAAGCTCCTGCGGCCCGTCGTCGCCGGGCCCGAGAAGGCGCGCCTCATCCGCGAGCACGCCCGCTCCAAAGGCCACGACCTCGACGAGTGCTTCGCCTACTCCGACAGCTACTCCGACGTCCCGATGCTCAGCATCGTCGGTCACCCCGCCGCGGTGAACCCGGACCGCAAGCTGTTGCTGCTCGCGAACGCTTACCACTGGCCCATCATCCACGTCGCCTGA